One window of the Candidatus Nanopelagicales bacterium genome contains the following:
- a CDS encoding SRPBCC family protein — protein MDPVTVSRHVEAPPEVVWELTTDIAGSPRTLTGVVRVEMLTEPPFRVGTRWRETRVMMRREATEEMWVTEIDPGTSYTVEAESNGMHYRTVVTVAASPGGGTDLAMTFSGTPTHVVSRVLGAIMNPFVRRSIEGMVGKDLDDLAAAAQSRTTGPD, from the coding sequence ATGGACCCGGTCACCGTCAGCCGCCACGTCGAGGCGCCCCCGGAGGTGGTGTGGGAACTCACTACCGACATTGCCGGCTCTCCGCGGACGCTCACCGGAGTCGTCCGGGTGGAGATGCTGACCGAACCCCCGTTCCGGGTGGGGACGCGGTGGCGGGAGACGCGGGTGATGATGCGCCGCGAGGCCACCGAGGAGATGTGGGTGACCGAGATCGACCCCGGGACGTCCTACACCGTCGAGGCGGAGAGCAACGGGATGCACTACCGGACCGTCGTCACGGTGGCCGCGAGCCCCGGCGGCGGCACGGACCTGGCGATGACGTTCTCGGGAACGCCGACCCACGTGGTGTCGCGCGTCCTCGGCGCGATCATGAACCCGTTCGTCCGGCGCAGCATCGAGGGCATGGTCGGCAAGGACCTCGACGACCTGGCCGCGGCGGCGCAGTCCCGGACCACCGGGCCCGACTGA
- a CDS encoding glycoside hydrolase family 15 protein: MAGRIEDYAIIGDTRTAALVGRDGAVEWLCVPRFDSGAVFAALLGDDSHGSWRLDPTDEVVAVERRYRGDSLILETELATHGGRIRIVDFMTPAPDRQALVRLVEGLQGSVPVHMSLRLRFDYGHTIPWVKAVPGGMTAVAGPHAIRLATPVPLRGEDLATVADLEVREGDLVPFVLSSYHPAEEPPPQVDAQEALADCQRYWADWIGTCSYEGPYREAVVRSLLTLKALTYGPTGGVVAAATTSLPEQVGGSRNWDYRYCWLRDTTFTLYAFSVAGHEGEAASWRDWLLRAAAGAPSQLQIMYGVDGERRLVESTIDWLPGYERSAPVRVGNAASGQFQLDVYGEVMDAFHLARKAGLPPDADAWDLQRELVEFVVEHWRDPDDGIWEVRGGRQHFTYSKVMAWVALDRAAKGVERYGLAGDGERWRRVADEIHADVCQHGYDAGIGAFVQSYGSTTLDASVLAIPLVGFLPPDDPRVVSTVDVLSHALVQDGFVQRYRTDTTDDGLSGSEGTFLICSFWLVDNLALQGRHGEARELLERLLALRNDVGLLSEEYDPRAGRMLGNIPQAFSHVGVINAAHNLREGGGPAHDRAEVHGPPEVHGPPEVHGPPEVPPDRDTVAT; this comes from the coding sequence ATGGCCGGCCGGATCGAGGACTACGCGATCATCGGGGACACCCGCACCGCGGCCCTGGTCGGCCGTGACGGCGCCGTCGAGTGGCTGTGCGTGCCCCGCTTCGACAGCGGCGCCGTGTTCGCCGCCCTGCTCGGCGACGACAGCCACGGCAGTTGGCGGCTGGACCCGACCGACGAGGTGGTCGCGGTGGAGCGGCGCTACCGCGGCGACAGCCTGATCCTGGAGACCGAGCTCGCCACGCACGGCGGGCGGATTCGCATCGTCGACTTCATGACCCCGGCACCGGACCGCCAGGCGCTGGTGCGGCTGGTCGAGGGACTGCAGGGGTCCGTCCCCGTGCACATGTCGCTGCGGCTGCGGTTCGACTACGGGCACACGATCCCCTGGGTGAAGGCGGTGCCGGGAGGCATGACCGCCGTCGCGGGGCCGCACGCCATCCGGCTGGCGACGCCGGTGCCGCTGCGCGGCGAGGACCTCGCCACGGTGGCCGACCTCGAGGTCCGCGAGGGCGACTTGGTGCCGTTCGTGCTGTCGTCGTACCACCCGGCCGAGGAGCCCCCACCGCAGGTGGACGCGCAGGAGGCGCTCGCCGACTGCCAGCGCTACTGGGCCGACTGGATCGGGACCTGCTCCTACGAGGGTCCCTACCGCGAGGCGGTGGTCCGGTCGCTGCTGACGCTCAAGGCGCTGACCTACGGCCCGACCGGCGGTGTCGTCGCGGCCGCCACGACCTCCCTGCCGGAACAGGTCGGCGGCTCGCGCAACTGGGACTACCGCTACTGCTGGCTGCGCGACACCACGTTCACCCTGTACGCCTTCTCCGTCGCCGGCCACGAAGGAGAGGCCGCGTCGTGGCGGGACTGGCTGCTGCGTGCCGCGGCGGGCGCCCCCTCCCAGCTGCAGATCATGTACGGCGTCGACGGCGAGCGTCGGCTGGTGGAGTCCACCATCGACTGGCTGCCCGGGTACGAGCGCTCCGCCCCCGTGCGGGTGGGGAACGCCGCCTCCGGGCAGTTCCAGCTCGACGTCTACGGCGAGGTGATGGACGCCTTCCACCTGGCCCGCAAGGCCGGCCTGCCGCCGGACGCCGACGCCTGGGACCTGCAGCGCGAGCTGGTGGAGTTCGTGGTGGAGCACTGGCGCGACCCGGACGACGGGATCTGGGAGGTCCGCGGCGGCCGGCAGCACTTCACGTACTCCAAGGTGATGGCGTGGGTCGCCCTCGACCGCGCGGCCAAGGGGGTCGAGCGCTACGGGCTGGCCGGCGACGGGGAGCGCTGGCGGCGGGTGGCGGACGAGATCCATGCCGACGTGTGCCAGCACGGCTACGACGCCGGGATCGGCGCCTTCGTGCAGTCGTACGGCTCCACCACGCTGGACGCCAGCGTGCTCGCCATCCCGCTGGTCGGCTTCCTGCCCCCGGACGACCCGCGGGTGGTGAGCACCGTGGACGTGCTGTCCCACGCGCTGGTGCAGGACGGGTTCGTGCAGCGCTACCGCACCGACACCACCGACGACGGCCTGAGCGGGTCGGAGGGCACGTTCCTGATCTGCTCGTTCTGGCTGGTCGACAACCTGGCCCTGCAGGGCCGGCACGGCGAGGCGCGGGAGCTGCTCGAGCGCCTGCTGGCGCTGCGCAACGACGTGGGCCTGCTCAGCGAGGAGTACGACCCGCGCGCGGGCCGGATGCTGGGCAACATCCCGCAGGCGTTCTCCCACGTCGGCGTCATCAACGCCGCGCACAACCTGCGCGAGGGTGGTGGCCCGGCGCACGACCGGGCCGAGGTGCACGGCCCGCCCGAGGTGCACGGCCCGCCCGAGGTGCACGGCCCGCCCGAGGTACCGCCGGATCGAGACACAGTTGCGACCTGA
- a CDS encoding aldo/keto reductase — MTVHARLPQRRIGDREVGCIGLGCMPMSFPLMLDDRPRALATIHAALDAGVTLLDTANIYAPAWNAMGHNEELVAEALRTWDGEAADRSALVVATKGGITRGPGETWGRDGSPDGLLRAAEESLRVLGVDVIDLYQHHRADPAIPYAQQVAALGALRDRGLVRQVGLSNVNLPELDLALELLGGTGGGGVVSVQNEFSPRYRGDADVLDRCTELGIAFLPWSPLGGADQAAEVGSRYEAFGRVAADHGVSPQRVVLAWLLALSPVVIPIPGSSRPESVLDSVAAAELVLSADEVAVLSTTPPAADSMYPDDQPRPPLR; from the coding sequence ATGACCGTGCACGCGCGTCTGCCCCAGCGGCGCATCGGCGATCGCGAGGTCGGCTGCATCGGCCTCGGCTGCATGCCGATGTCCTTCCCGCTCATGCTGGACGACCGCCCGCGGGCACTGGCGACCATTCATGCCGCGCTCGATGCCGGCGTCACGCTGCTGGACACCGCGAACATCTATGCGCCCGCGTGGAACGCCATGGGCCACAACGAGGAGTTGGTCGCGGAGGCGCTGCGTACGTGGGACGGCGAAGCCGCGGACCGGTCCGCGCTGGTGGTCGCCACCAAGGGCGGTATCACCCGCGGGCCCGGTGAGACATGGGGTCGCGACGGGAGCCCCGACGGGCTGCTGCGCGCGGCGGAGGAGAGCCTGCGGGTGCTCGGCGTGGACGTGATCGACCTGTACCAGCACCACCGTGCCGACCCCGCGATCCCCTATGCGCAGCAGGTCGCCGCCCTCGGTGCACTCCGGGACCGCGGCCTGGTGCGGCAGGTGGGTCTGTCCAACGTGAACCTGCCGGAGCTGGACCTGGCGCTGGAACTGCTCGGCGGCACGGGTGGCGGCGGCGTGGTCTCGGTCCAGAACGAGTTCTCGCCACGGTACCGAGGGGATGCCGACGTCCTCGACCGCTGCACCGAGCTCGGGATCGCGTTCCTGCCGTGGTCACCCCTCGGTGGCGCGGACCAGGCGGCTGAGGTGGGGTCCCGGTACGAGGCCTTCGGCCGGGTCGCCGCCGACCACGGGGTCAGTCCGCAGCGCGTCGTCCTCGCCTGGCTGCTCGCGCTGTCGCCCGTGGTGATCCCTATCCCGGGCAGCAGCCGGCCGGAGTCCGTCCTGGACAGCGTCGCGGCCGCCGAGCTGGTCCTCAGCGCCGACGAGGTGGCCGTGCTCAGCACGACGCCTCCTGCGGCGGACTCGATGTACCCCGACGACCAGCCGCGGCCCCCGCTGCGCTGA
- a CDS encoding DUF222 domain-containing protein: MLDDGALEELVVGEAGRIAAATCAWLLHLGEFDRRSAWSHSYGVRSTAHWLSWRCGIGSGTAAEHVRVARALRRMPRTVAQFAAGRLSYSQVRAVTRAVDEVGEDTLLDLAVQCTGAQVERLVAGLRRSLRPQEESARHRAREARWYVDTDGMVVLRARLAGEEGALVVAALDAAYATALNEPDPAEPGDEDDGAHEGAHDGAQDGAHGRHGERAVRSRADAVVALAQAYADAVADAAGVDPTGQRAPVQVVLHADLPALAEAAAWTEAPAAGTDAGTDAGTDAGTDAGTDAGTHAGMDAETGKRSSAEDHQRRGRSSFDIGLGAHPVLLARVLCDQQIRLIAELGDGRGIDLGRTRRRTTARQRAAVLRRDGGACRYPGCAARRHLHLHHVRHWIHGGTTDSDNLITLCGFHHRRLHEQAYSIGIPDPGRFTFWLPDGRPLPEHPPVQPTPGAPPLTRDDSLHPAADELRKAAARYARGQRLHLNAAVGALLGA; the protein is encoded by the coding sequence GTGCTGGATGACGGTGCGTTGGAGGAGCTGGTGGTGGGTGAGGCGGGGCGGATCGCGGCGGCGACGTGCGCGTGGCTGCTGCACCTGGGCGAGTTCGACCGCCGGTCCGCCTGGTCCCACTCCTACGGGGTGCGGTCCACGGCGCACTGGCTGTCCTGGCGCTGCGGCATCGGGTCGGGCACGGCGGCCGAGCACGTGCGGGTGGCGCGGGCGCTGAGGCGGATGCCCAGGACGGTGGCGCAGTTCGCGGCGGGCCGGTTGTCGTACTCCCAGGTCCGCGCGGTCACCCGCGCCGTCGACGAGGTCGGGGAGGACACCCTGCTGGACCTGGCGGTGCAGTGCACCGGGGCGCAGGTGGAGCGGCTGGTGGCCGGGCTGCGCCGCTCGCTGCGCCCGCAGGAGGAGTCCGCGCGGCACCGGGCCCGGGAGGCCCGCTGGTACGTCGACACCGACGGCATGGTCGTGCTGAGGGCGCGCCTGGCCGGGGAGGAGGGGGCGCTGGTGGTGGCCGCGTTGGACGCCGCCTACGCCACCGCCCTGAACGAGCCGGACCCGGCCGAGCCCGGCGATGAGGACGACGGGGCCCACGAGGGGGCGCACGACGGGGCGCAGGACGGGGCGCACGGCCGGCACGGGGAGCGGGCGGTGCGGTCCCGCGCGGACGCGGTGGTCGCGCTGGCCCAGGCCTACGCCGACGCCGTCGCCGACGCCGCCGGGGTCGACCCGACCGGGCAGCGGGCACCGGTGCAGGTCGTGCTGCACGCCGACCTGCCCGCCCTGGCCGAGGCCGCCGCCTGGACCGAGGCACCCGCGGCCGGCACCGACGCCGGCACCGACGCCGGCACCGACGCCGGCACGGACGCCGGCACGGACGCCGGGACGCACGCCGGGATGGACGCGGAGACCGGGAAACGATCTTCCGCGGAAGATCACCAACGCCGGGGCAGATCCAGCTTCGACATCGGGCTGGGCGCCCACCCCGTCCTGCTCGCCCGGGTGCTGTGCGACCAGCAGATCCGGCTGATCGCCGAACTCGGCGACGGCCGCGGGATCGACCTGGGCCGCACCCGCCGCCGCACCACGGCCCGGCAGCGCGCCGCGGTGCTACGACGCGACGGCGGGGCCTGCCGCTACCCCGGCTGCGCAGCGCGCCGGCACCTGCACCTGCACCACGTCCGGCACTGGATCCACGGCGGTACCACCGACAGCGACAACCTGATCACCCTGTGCGGCTTCCACCACCGCCGCCTGCACGAACAGGCCTACAGCATCGGCATCCCCGACCCCGGGCGGTTCACCTTCTGGCTGCCCGACGGCCGCCCCCTACCCGAACACCCCCCAGTCCAGCCGACCCCCGGCGCGCCCCCGCTGACCCGCGACGACTCCCTACACCCCGCCGCCGACGAACTACGCAAAGCGGCCGCCCGCTACGCCCGCGGCCAACGACTCCACCTCAACGCCGCAGTCGGGGCGCTGCTCGGCGCCTGA
- a CDS encoding OsmC family protein, translated as MPTRHATTHWTGDLMSGSGSVSLNSSNAGDFPVSFPSRAGEPEGQTSPEELIAAAHSACYSMSLAHALAQAGTPVLALDVDASVTLGRDETGFVITSIVLRVTASVPGVSEQDFQAMAQQAKESCPVSRALAAVPEISLEASLDS; from the coding sequence ATGCCTACCCGCCACGCCACGACTCACTGGACCGGCGACCTCATGTCGGGGTCGGGCTCGGTCAGCCTGAACTCGTCCAACGCCGGTGACTTCCCGGTGTCTTTCCCGTCCCGCGCGGGTGAGCCGGAGGGGCAGACCAGCCCGGAGGAGCTGATCGCCGCCGCTCACTCGGCCTGCTACTCGATGTCGTTGGCGCACGCGCTGGCCCAGGCCGGTACGCCGGTCCTCGCCCTGGACGTCGACGCCAGCGTGACGCTGGGGCGCGACGAGACCGGCTTCGTGATCACCTCGATCGTGCTGCGCGTGACCGCGTCCGTCCCGGGTGTGAGCGAGCAGGACTTCCAGGCGATGGCGCAGCAGGCCAAGGAGAGCTGCCCGGTCAGCCGGGCCCTCGCGGCGGTTCCCGAGATCTCGCTCGAGGCCAGCCTCGACTCCTGA
- a CDS encoding alpha/beta fold hydrolase yields MTADPVHAPVTRFADVGSVTLAYETFGDPAGEPLVLVMGLATQMIAWPDPLCRALADLGHHVIRFDNRDIGLSTHLDGLPTPKPWDTLLPHRRPPYSLDDMADDTVGLLDALGLESAHLVGASLGGFIAQTVAVRHPDRVRSLSLVMTSTGSRRVGLPSPRAALVLLRRPPTPDREAAIQMRIDTFRVIGSPGYPLDETYVRDLAGRSYDRAFDPAGVTRQLAAAMSQPDRTRALAGVRVPTVVMHGLDDPLIHPSGGRALAQAIPGARFVGFPGMGHDLPAALWPQYVDEIASVTGRGH; encoded by the coding sequence ATGACCGCCGACCCCGTGCACGCCCCGGTCACCCGCTTCGCCGACGTGGGCTCGGTGACGCTGGCATACGAGACGTTCGGCGACCCCGCGGGCGAGCCACTCGTCCTCGTCATGGGGCTGGCGACGCAGATGATCGCCTGGCCGGACCCGCTGTGCCGGGCGCTCGCCGACCTGGGGCACCACGTCATCCGCTTCGACAACCGCGACATCGGGTTGTCCACGCACCTGGACGGCCTGCCGACGCCGAAGCCGTGGGACACGCTGCTGCCGCACCGGCGCCCCCCGTACTCCCTCGACGACATGGCCGACGACACCGTCGGGCTGCTCGACGCGCTCGGGCTGGAGTCGGCCCACCTGGTCGGCGCGTCGCTGGGCGGGTTCATCGCGCAGACGGTGGCGGTGCGGCACCCGGACCGGGTGCGGTCGCTGTCCCTGGTCATGACGTCGACCGGGTCACGCCGGGTCGGCCTCCCCAGCCCGCGGGCGGCCCTGGTGCTGCTGCGCCGGCCCCCGACCCCCGACCGCGAGGCCGCGATCCAGATGCGGATCGACACCTTCCGGGTCATCGGCTCCCCCGGCTACCCCCTGGACGAGACGTACGTCCGGGACCTCGCCGGCCGCTCCTACGACCGCGCGTTCGACCCCGCCGGCGTCACCCGCCAGCTGGCCGCAGCGATGTCCCAACCGGACCGGACCCGCGCGCTGGCAGGGGTACGGGTCCCGACCGTGGTGATGCACGGGCTGGACGACCCGCTGATCCACCCCAGCGGCGGCCGCGCCCTCGCGCAGGCGATCCCGGGGGCCCGCTTCGTCGGCTTCCCCGGGATGGGCCACGACCTGCCCGCGGCGCTGTGGCCCCAGTACGTCGACGAGATCGCCTCGGTCACCGGCCGGGGCCACTGA
- a CDS encoding wax ester/triacylglycerol synthase family O-acyltransferase, with translation MERMSWLDSMFLRLENDRQQMAVGAALTFDGPMPSYREVLEAVAGKLPAVPRYRQRVHTPPLGVGRPVWVDDPHFSLRYHVRHTALPAPGTQEQLLTTAGRIFSLRLDRDRPLWEMWLVEGLGDGGWALLSKTHHAMVDGVAGVDLAGLLLDPQPTPARPRVIPADDQPVGTDTDWAAEGSPSTLDVVRVTVQGSATDLAHGAVAFGRTLARPADAAKLVAGVAYGAARLGGRLASPHVSELTGPLSPHRRWAWARMSIREVKTVRQAFGGTLNDVVLTAVTGGFRALLQSRGIAVDGRVVRTMVPVNTRTEPDPAGPRNAVSALFVDLPVGEADPVACLEDLTRTLQAAKTSGMAEVITGAFALADVPPPALLDAATTWIGQYGWQDRVSTVTTNVPGPRIPLYFAGRRLQEMFPYIPLGMSVRIIIGIMSYDGRLALGITGDLDAAPDVDVLARGVEDTMAALIAAAQDRRTE, from the coding sequence ATGGAGCGGATGAGCTGGCTGGACTCGATGTTCCTCCGGCTGGAGAACGACCGGCAGCAGATGGCCGTCGGCGCGGCCCTGACCTTCGACGGGCCGATGCCGTCGTACCGCGAGGTCCTCGAGGCCGTCGCCGGCAAGCTGCCCGCCGTCCCGCGCTACCGCCAGCGCGTCCACACCCCGCCGCTGGGCGTCGGGCGTCCGGTGTGGGTCGACGACCCGCACTTCTCGCTGCGCTACCACGTCCGCCACACCGCGCTGCCCGCTCCCGGCACCCAGGAGCAGCTGCTCACCACGGCCGGCCGCATCTTCTCGCTGCGCCTGGACCGCGACCGCCCGCTGTGGGAGATGTGGCTGGTCGAGGGCCTCGGGGACGGCGGCTGGGCGCTTCTAAGCAAGACCCACCACGCGATGGTCGACGGCGTCGCGGGGGTGGACCTGGCCGGTCTGCTGCTCGACCCCCAGCCCACCCCCGCGCGCCCGCGCGTGATCCCCGCGGACGACCAGCCCGTCGGCACCGACACGGACTGGGCCGCGGAGGGGTCGCCCTCGACGCTCGACGTCGTCCGAGTCACCGTCCAGGGCTCGGCCACGGACCTGGCGCACGGCGCGGTCGCGTTCGGACGCACCCTCGCGCGACCCGCGGACGCGGCGAAGCTGGTGGCCGGGGTCGCCTACGGCGCAGCCCGCCTGGGCGGCCGCCTCGCGAGCCCCCACGTCAGCGAGCTCACCGGCCCGCTCAGCCCGCACCGGCGCTGGGCCTGGGCCCGGATGTCGATCCGCGAGGTCAAGACGGTCCGGCAGGCGTTCGGCGGCACCCTCAACGACGTCGTCCTCACCGCCGTCACCGGCGGGTTCCGGGCCCTGCTGCAGTCACGGGGCATCGCGGTCGACGGCCGGGTCGTCCGCACGATGGTCCCGGTCAACACCCGCACCGAGCCCGACCCGGCCGGGCCGCGCAACGCGGTGTCGGCGCTGTTCGTCGACCTCCCCGTCGGCGAGGCCGACCCGGTGGCCTGCCTGGAGGACCTCACCCGGACGCTGCAGGCCGCGAAGACCTCGGGCATGGCCGAGGTGATCACCGGGGCGTTCGCGCTCGCCGACGTCCCCCCGCCGGCGCTGCTCGACGCCGCGACGACCTGGATCGGCCAGTACGGCTGGCAGGACCGGGTGTCCACGGTGACGACCAACGTGCCCGGGCCGCGGATCCCGCTGTACTTCGCCGGCCGCCGGCTGCAGGAGATGTTCCCCTACATCCCGCTGGGCATGTCCGTCCGGATCATCATCGGGATCATGTCGTACGACGGCCGGCTCGCCCTCGGCATCACCGGCGACCTCGATGCCGCACCCGACGTCGACGTGCTCGCCCGCGGGGTCGAGGACACCATGGCCGCGCTCATCGCGGCGGCGCAGGACCGCCGGACGGAGTAG
- a CDS encoding cytochrome b/b6 domain-containing protein, with translation MTAASDPVAGTRLMLQRFTGGERWVHRSLGVLMLGCLASAAVLYVPDLSQLVGRRSLVVQVHLWCGFLLPVPLLLGFLLSPSFRADVRRLNRFRPGDWEWLRSSDRRSGRIAVGKFNAGQKLNASFTLGAVLVLLGTGTVMRFAWLWPLEWRTGATFVHDWLALAVAVVAVGHLYMAARDPVARAGMRTGSVPVDWARREHGAWAGADEPGTTPSGGPAPPR, from the coding sequence ATGACGGCGGCCAGCGACCCGGTGGCGGGAACCCGGCTGATGCTGCAGCGGTTCACCGGCGGCGAGCGGTGGGTGCACCGCAGCCTCGGGGTGCTGATGCTCGGCTGCCTGGCCAGCGCGGCGGTGCTGTACGTCCCCGACCTCAGCCAGCTCGTCGGGCGCCGTTCGCTGGTGGTGCAGGTGCACCTGTGGTGCGGCTTCCTGCTCCCCGTCCCGCTGCTGCTGGGGTTCCTGCTGTCGCCGTCGTTCCGGGCGGACGTGCGGCGGCTCAACCGGTTCCGGCCGGGGGACTGGGAGTGGCTGCGCTCCTCGGACCGTCGTAGCGGACGGATCGCCGTCGGCAAGTTCAACGCCGGCCAGAAGCTGAACGCGTCCTTCACCCTGGGCGCGGTCCTGGTCCTGCTCGGCACCGGCACCGTGATGCGGTTCGCCTGGCTGTGGCCGCTGGAGTGGCGGACCGGCGCCACGTTCGTGCACGACTGGCTCGCGCTGGCGGTGGCGGTGGTCGCCGTCGGGCACCTCTACATGGCCGCTCGGGATCCCGTGGCCAGGGCCGGCATGCGCACCGGGTCGGTCCCGGTCGACTGGGCCCGCCGCGAGCACGGCGCGTGGGCCGGTGCGGACGAACCGGGGACTACTCCGTCCGGCGGTCCTGCGCCGCCGCGATGA
- a CDS encoding molybdopterin-dependent oxidoreductase, whose protein sequence is MDRTSHHGADDRADGTAVDGRPPDTGGSPVGRRVVLGMLGLGALGVLGGSAVARGVSSLFANDPTGITSLLPGAGGFRFYSVTSVQPERTKQDYRLTVGGLVDRPRELTFSDLGLLPQTGITADFQCVTGWRVDDVPWKGVLLRDVLDLVGVQDAATAVRFTSFDGVYTESLTLDQAMRDDVLVATGMLGAEVRREHGGPVRLYVAPMYGYKSLKWLGGIELTAEVKPGYWELRGYDIDAWVGSSNGRVNDEPIA, encoded by the coding sequence GTGGACCGGACCTCTCATCACGGCGCCGACGACCGTGCGGACGGCACCGCCGTCGACGGCAGACCCCCGGACACCGGCGGCAGCCCGGTCGGCCGCCGGGTCGTGCTCGGGATGCTCGGGCTCGGGGCGCTCGGCGTCCTGGGCGGGTCGGCGGTGGCCCGCGGCGTCAGCTCGCTGTTCGCCAACGACCCGACGGGCATCACCAGCCTGCTGCCGGGCGCGGGTGGCTTCCGCTTCTACTCGGTGACCAGCGTCCAGCCGGAGCGGACCAAGCAGGACTACCGGCTCACCGTCGGCGGCCTGGTGGACCGTCCGCGGGAGCTCACGTTCTCCGACCTGGGCCTGCTCCCGCAGACCGGCATCACGGCGGACTTCCAGTGCGTCACGGGGTGGCGGGTCGACGACGTGCCGTGGAAGGGCGTGCTGCTCCGGGACGTGCTCGACCTCGTCGGCGTCCAGGACGCGGCGACCGCCGTACGGTTCACCTCGTTCGACGGCGTCTACACCGAGTCGCTCACGCTCGACCAGGCGATGCGCGACGACGTCCTGGTCGCGACCGGCATGCTCGGCGCCGAGGTGCGGCGTGAGCACGGTGGTCCCGTGCGCCTGTACGTGGCCCCGATGTACGGCTACAAGTCGCTGAAGTGGCTCGGCGGCATCGAGCTGACGGCCGAGGTGAAACCCGGCTACTGGGAGCTGCGCGGGTACGACATCGACGCCTGGGTCGGATCCTCCAACGGTCGCGTCAATGACGAGCCGATCGCATGA